The following are from one region of the Thermoproteus uzoniensis 768-20 genome:
- a CDS encoding RNA-binding domain-containing protein, with protein sequence MQEPCSVRSIKAVAYCHSTEDCDKVAKALRNVLPGEVHVEKVTGYYGNVITMMYAEAVGCYATTIFANILKSIDNLDFQILLNNINIYKNKLFIRFNKQKALHGVLRLDSGDDVIHVEVRVPRAAANSLIETLVRLRGSGRGSQEKLEGGGGPRR encoded by the coding sequence GTGCAGGAGCCTTGTTCTGTTAGGTCGATAAAGGCAGTCGCCTATTGCCACTCCACTGAGGATTGCGACAAGGTCGCCAAGGCGTTGAGGAACGTGTTGCCGGGCGAGGTACATGTGGAGAAGGTGACAGGATATTACGGTAATGTCATCACCATGATGTACGCAGAGGCCGTCGGCTGTTACGCCACAACCATCTTTGCTAATATACTTAAATCTATAGATAATTTAGATTTTCAAATATTGTTAAATAATATAAATATATATAAAAATAAATTATTTATCAGATTTAATAAGCAGAAGGCTTTGCACGGAGTTCTGCGGCTCGATAGCGGCGACGACGTAATCCATGTAGAGGTCAGGGTGCCGCGCGCCGCGGCAAATAGCTTAATAGAGACCTTAGTAAGGTTGCGTGGATCCGGCAGAGGTTCTCAGGAAAAGCTTGAAGGAGGTGGAGGGCCTAGGCGCTAG
- a CDS encoding DNA-binding protein codes for MQKNGKIYRQIFEDGGRKVAIEYGVLDGSRISRVMEPFELAIKNADILMPQVDVAEHVSILADEEVEEVNRLLGEFRKTFSLKAILLGPYIDPKTFHDAAKATGVLKPDGSNLVGVLARLALKAPDAYDRLRASFRKKGIKLAVGLARGGVLAGVAYIGGAKIPISRLPCSLKAALALATAVIAKPDLLLVDNFDYCFNENVAEILSSYLNEQISRGQIVAEIHRPDIAELFKIQYKSILSVSL; via the coding sequence TTGCAAAAAAACGGCAAAATTTATAGACAGATATTCGAGGATGGAGGCAGGAAAGTCGCGATAGAGTACGGAGTCTTAGACGGCTCCCGTATCAGTAGGGTGATGGAGCCGTTCGAGCTTGCGATAAAAAACGCGGATATCCTGATGCCTCAGGTAGACGTCGCCGAGCACGTCTCCATTCTTGCCGACGAGGAGGTCGAAGAGGTGAATAGGCTTCTAGGCGAGTTTAGAAAGACCTTCTCGCTGAAGGCCATCTTGTTGGGCCCGTATATAGACCCGAAGACGTTCCACGACGCCGCCAAGGCCACGGGCGTCCTCAAGCCCGACGGAAGCAACCTAGTCGGCGTGTTGGCCAGGCTAGCCCTCAAAGCTCCCGACGCCTACGACAGGCTCAGGGCATCTTTCAGGAAAAAGGGCATTAAACTTGCCGTGGGGCTGGCGAGGGGAGGCGTTCTAGCCGGCGTGGCGTATATCGGCGGCGCCAAGATCCCGATCTCTAGGCTCCCCTGTAGCCTGAAGGCCGCGCTGGCGTTGGCCACAGCAGTCATAGCTAAGCCCGACCTACTGCTCGTCGACAACTTCGATTATTGCTTTAACGAGAACGTGGCCGAGATACTGTCCAGCTACCTCAACGAGCAGATATCAAGAGGCCAGATAGTGGCCGAAATACACAGGCCCGACATCGCCGAGCTGTTCAAGATCCAGTACAAGTCGATACTCTCGGTATCTCTCTGA
- a CDS encoding thiamine-phosphate synthase family protein, translated as MFPLELLSERVMQPLKGLIAHELSRRGFSQSRIGQILGISQPAVSAYLKLDRGHYERRLAEVGLSREEVGRVVDVVIAAVDQQNYPEAVEYLNNFVLSLLSSLRFCEFHKRVAPYLKDCDVCKNISIINDVKNRIIISFNMLKNNKYIINLVPRVLMNIVELSGEGPIGYPGRISVVGETLATTSEPQLWGAKFLGRLILAINNIHKDIKAVINIKYDEGLIDCIKKYNYKYAVVGPSNTEEESIENITSAMRSHAYDVVFDRGGIGIEANGYVFGFDAPDAATKILKIARCRSGAQDQADV; from the coding sequence ATGTTTCCCCTAGAGCTCTTGTCGGAGAGGGTGATGCAGCCGCTCAAGGGATTGATAGCGCACGAGCTCTCGCGCCGCGGCTTTTCGCAGAGCAGAATAGGCCAGATACTCGGCATATCTCAACCGGCCGTAAGCGCCTATCTTAAACTGGATAGGGGGCACTATGAGCGGAGGCTTGCAGAGGTAGGGCTATCTAGAGAGGAGGTAGGCAGAGTTGTCGACGTCGTTATAGCCGCGGTGGATCAACAGAACTACCCTGAGGCGGTGGAGTATTTGAACAACTTCGTGTTGTCCCTACTCTCGTCGTTGAGGTTCTGCGAGTTCCACAAACGCGTGGCGCCCTACCTAAAAGACTGCGATGTATGTAAAAATATATCAATTATAAATGATGTTAAAAATAGAATAATTATTAGTTTTAATATGTTAAAAAACAATAAATATATAATAAATTTAGTCCCGAGAGTTTTAATGAACATAGTAGAGCTCAGCGGCGAGGGCCCTATCGGATATCCCGGCCGTATCTCGGTCGTGGGGGAAACCCTCGCGACTACGTCCGAGCCCCAGCTATGGGGCGCTAAATTTCTAGGCAGACTTATATTAGCTATAAATAATATTCATAAGGATATAAAAGCAGTTATAAATATAAAATATGATGAAGGTTTAATTGATTGCATTAAAAAATATAATTACAAGTACGCTGTAGTGGGCCCCAGCAATACTGAGGAGGAGAGCATAGAGAACATAACGTCGGCCATGCGTAGCCACGCCTACGACGTGGTTTTCGATAGGGGAGGGATAGGCATAGAGGCTAACGGGTACGTCTTCGGCTTCGACGCGCCAGACGCCGCTACTAAGATATTGAAAATAGCTCGGTGCAGGTCGGGCGCCCAAGACCAGGCAGACGTGTAG
- a CDS encoding DNA topoisomerase VI subunit B, protein MTVTYAYEALPVAEWFRRNREIAGFQNPARAMYQTVRELVENSLDATEPYGILPNITITIKPVDEAKSWYSVYVEDNGVGIPGHEIPNVFGRVFYSSKYKIKQHRGVFGLGLKMVVLYAQSTTNRPISVRSAAVRSDKIYEYRIMIDTTKNEPIIVDMREYENKYKWHGTAVKVVIEGNWLNSKKRIEEYLRRTAIISPYAEIYFKGPDMEMFLKRRTIKIPPPPEEGLPHPKSVDVDTVKQMISESKTATLAEFLINNFDGVGEGLARSFLEWAALDPNKPVGSLTQDEIVLLVEKMKAYEGWRRPRADWLSPAGPELLEVGAKSILGAEAVFAVTRKPSSYSGHPFIVEAAIAWGGQIVPVDKPILLRYANKIPLLYDEGADVARKVVDEFNWQNYKVKFPAPVAVIIHVCSTKVPYASAGKEAIAEIQEIEEEMKLALRDAARKLRIYLSRKERELELLNKYTSLAKYVDEIAHNMAIVTGLDKDALAKSLYKLIENKLGLTVEELAKHVLSMASSIKEEAAEQG, encoded by the coding sequence GTGACCGTTACCTACGCCTACGAGGCCCTTCCTGTAGCTGAATGGTTCAGGAGAAATAGGGAGATAGCGGGGTTCCAGAACCCCGCGAGGGCGATGTACCAAACTGTCAGAGAGCTCGTCGAGAACAGCCTCGACGCCACAGAGCCCTACGGCATTCTGCCCAACATAACTATTACCATAAAGCCTGTGGACGAAGCGAAGAGCTGGTATTCTGTATATGTGGAGGATAACGGGGTGGGGATACCGGGCCACGAAATACCCAACGTCTTCGGCAGAGTGTTCTACAGCTCTAAGTACAAGATAAAGCAACATAGAGGCGTCTTCGGCCTCGGCCTCAAGATGGTGGTGTTGTATGCGCAGAGCACCACGAACCGGCCAATCTCGGTAAGATCGGCGGCGGTCCGCTCGGACAAGATATATGAATATAGAATAATGATAGATACTACAAAGAATGAGCCCATTATAGTTGATATGAGAGAATATGAAAATAAATATAAATGGCACGGCACCGCGGTGAAAGTGGTTATAGAAGGTAATTGGCTGAATTCCAAGAAGAGAATAGAAGAATATCTAAGAAGAACTGCAATAATATCGCCATATGCTGAGATATATTTCAAGGGGCCAGATATGGAGATGTTTCTGAAAAGGCGCACTATCAAGATACCTCCTCCTCCTGAGGAGGGCCTGCCCCACCCCAAGAGCGTGGACGTAGACACAGTGAAGCAGATGATCTCGGAGAGCAAGACGGCGACACTCGCCGAGTTTTTGATAAACAATTTCGACGGCGTCGGGGAGGGGCTGGCGCGATCCTTCCTGGAATGGGCGGCATTGGACCCCAACAAGCCCGTGGGCTCCCTCACACAGGACGAGATAGTGCTTCTGGTAGAGAAGATGAAAGCCTACGAGGGCTGGCGGAGGCCGAGAGCCGACTGGCTCTCGCCCGCCGGGCCCGAGCTCTTGGAGGTAGGCGCCAAATCTATTCTGGGCGCAGAGGCGGTCTTCGCGGTGACTAGGAAGCCCAGTAGCTACTCGGGACATCCCTTCATAGTCGAGGCGGCCATAGCTTGGGGAGGGCAGATAGTTCCGGTGGACAAGCCGATACTCCTCAGATACGCCAACAAGATCCCGCTGCTCTACGACGAGGGGGCCGACGTCGCGAGGAAAGTAGTCGACGAGTTCAACTGGCAGAACTACAAGGTTAAGTTCCCCGCACCCGTCGCAGTGATAATACACGTGTGCTCCACGAAGGTCCCCTACGCCTCGGCCGGCAAGGAGGCGATAGCCGAAATACAGGAGATAGAGGAGGAGATGAAGCTCGCGTTAAGGGACGCCGCGAGGAAGCTGAGGATCTACCTCTCTAGGAAGGAGAGGGAGTTGGAGCTCCTCAACAAGTACACGTCGCTGGCCAAGTACGTGGACGAGATAGCCCACAACATGGCGATAGTGACAGGCCTCGACAAGGACGCGCTCGCTAAGAGCCTCTATAAGCTGATCGAGAACAAGCTGGGCCTCACAGTTGAGGAGCTCGCCAAACACGTCTTGTCCATGGCGTCCTCGATAAAGGAAGAGGCGGCCGAACAAGGCTAG
- a CDS encoding winged helix-turn-helix domain-containing protein, giving the protein MSGEEDFLPDFYVLARILALVRNGVRKRRSLALMSGLNYRSFQRYLDYLVEKGLVRDGAEITLTPKGAEILDRLEDLIKEISSRENPFDTKRR; this is encoded by the coding sequence ATGAGCGGGGAAGAAGACTTCTTACCTGACTTCTACGTGTTAGCCAGAATACTTGCGTTGGTAAGGAACGGGGTCAGGAAGAGGCGTAGCCTCGCCCTCATGTCTGGGCTCAACTACCGCAGTTTCCAACGATACCTAGACTACTTAGTCGAGAAAGGCTTGGTGAGGGACGGCGCGGAGATAACGCTGACGCCTAAAGGAGCCGAGATATTAGATAGGCTGGAGGACTTGATAAAGGAGATATCGTCGAGGGAGAATCCGTTCGACACCAAGAGGAGATGA
- a CDS encoding DNA topoisomerase IV subunit A, giving the protein MSGRADFLKRLEEWGAELAKSALSLKEPVMEIPARTLSNTIWDEKARMLRLGPEKIHRRFLDVKESRRFMQTVLMLRLIVDAIRADVYPTIRDLYYNGKHTIVFKDPLGRVHRENTWDEQAESNGVIEDIEVATNILREEMGISADVKGKVVGPIVVRSQGYELDASKFGETALSLPVNVDALEIVKVEASYVLVIEKDAIFQRLVREKFWSQENAVLITAKGMPDRATRRFVKRLNEEYRLPVYVLTDGDPYGIYIYSVYKSGSIKLSYESERLATPKAKFLGVAPLDIERYKIPDQFVIRATDRDIKRAQELLKYPWFQNDVWKKELEYFLKTKKKVEIEALSAHGLKYLHDYIKDKIRGNKFID; this is encoded by the coding sequence GTGAGTGGCCGGGCTGACTTCTTAAAGCGGTTGGAGGAGTGGGGAGCCGAGCTCGCGAAATCGGCGTTGAGCCTCAAGGAGCCCGTCATGGAGATACCGGCCCGCACCCTCAGCAACACCATATGGGACGAGAAGGCGAGGATGTTGAGGCTGGGCCCCGAGAAGATACACAGGAGGTTCCTCGACGTGAAGGAGTCTAGGAGGTTTATGCAGACCGTGTTGATGTTGAGGCTGATAGTGGACGCCATAAGGGCCGACGTGTACCCGACGATACGCGACCTCTACTACAACGGAAAACACACGATAGTATTCAAGGATCCGTTGGGCAGAGTCCATAGGGAGAACACCTGGGACGAGCAAGCGGAGTCCAACGGAGTTATAGAAGATATAGAGGTTGCTACGAATATATTGAGGGAGGAGATGGGCATCAGCGCAGACGTAAAGGGCAAGGTGGTGGGCCCTATAGTGGTCCGCTCCCAGGGATACGAGCTGGACGCCTCCAAATTCGGCGAGACGGCCCTCAGCCTCCCCGTCAACGTCGACGCGTTGGAGATAGTCAAGGTCGAGGCCTCCTACGTCTTGGTCATAGAAAAGGACGCGATCTTCCAACGTCTAGTCAGGGAGAAGTTCTGGTCGCAGGAAAATGCGGTGTTAATAACCGCGAAGGGCATGCCCGACAGAGCCACTAGGAGGTTTGTCAAAAGGCTTAACGAGGAGTACAGGTTGCCGGTCTACGTGTTGACGGACGGCGACCCCTACGGAATCTACATCTACTCCGTATACAAAAGCGGCTCGATAAAGCTCAGCTACGAGAGCGAGCGGCTGGCGACGCCTAAGGCCAAATTCCTCGGGGTGGCGCCTCTCGATATAGAGAGGTACAAAATACCCGACCAGTTCGTGATAAGAGCCACCGACAGAGACATAAAGAGGGCGCAAGAGCTCCTCAAATACCCATGGTTCCAGAACGACGTCTGGAAGAAGGAGCTGGAGTATTTCTTGAAGACCAAGAAGAAGGTTGAAATAGAGGCCCTGTCGGCACATGGGTTAAAATATCTTCATGACTATATAAAAGATAAAATTAGAGGTAATAAATTTATAGATTAA
- a CDS encoding phosphate signaling complex PhoU family protein: MEGEVRRVQLTGGATLIVSLPKEWARRTNLSPGDEVLIVPQPDNTLVLIPRKLGRRTSLSVELYVDEKTSVEELEKIFMSIYIAGAEVITIRFAPGATQYRKYLKDFVRRRVIDMEITEESSDKLVVQAMVAATELAIGDVVLKMLKLADNMLLDLVKGLETDNMELLRDVTERDDEVDRLYWLVERQLKRAAMSRYIMLELKVEDPRDLVEYTIIAKSIERIADHICKISYINQEEKVDLRVVRPILERAVEHMGALMDFFGGNVDDMKLAALYRELTDWSLKMRKEVVLSDPATSLARDSAVRINEYISDILESLLHIRLKNFQRLGAEARQQ; encoded by the coding sequence ATGGAAGGCGAGGTGCGTAGGGTACAGTTGACGGGCGGCGCCACCCTCATAGTCAGTTTGCCTAAGGAATGGGCACGACGGACCAACCTATCGCCGGGCGACGAGGTGCTCATAGTGCCTCAGCCCGACAACACGTTGGTCCTAATACCGCGGAAACTGGGCCGGCGGACGTCGCTGTCCGTGGAGCTCTACGTCGACGAGAAGACGAGCGTGGAGGAGCTGGAGAAGATCTTCATGTCCATCTACATCGCGGGAGCCGAAGTCATAACTATAAGGTTTGCCCCAGGAGCTACCCAGTACCGTAAATACCTCAAGGATTTCGTCAGGAGGAGGGTCATAGACATGGAGATAACGGAGGAGTCCAGCGACAAGCTGGTCGTCCAGGCGATGGTGGCCGCCACAGAGCTGGCCATAGGCGACGTAGTCCTCAAGATGTTGAAGCTCGCCGACAATATGTTGCTCGATCTGGTAAAGGGTCTGGAGACGGATAACATGGAGTTGCTGAGAGACGTCACTGAGCGGGACGACGAGGTGGACAGGCTCTACTGGCTCGTCGAGCGCCAGCTCAAGAGAGCCGCCATGTCGCGCTACATAATGCTGGAATTAAAGGTCGAAGATCCCCGCGATTTAGTCGAGTACACGATAATAGCTAAATCGATAGAGAGGATAGCTGACCATATATGCAAGATATCCTATATAAATCAAGAGGAGAAGGTGGACTTAAGGGTAGTGAGGCCGATCCTAGAAAGGGCCGTGGAGCATATGGGCGCCCTCATGGACTTCTTCGGCGGCAACGTCGACGACATGAAGCTGGCCGCCCTCTATAGAGAGCTCACCGACTGGTCCCTCAAGATGAGGAAGGAAGTGGTTCTGTCCGACCCCGCCACCTCGCTGGCCAGAGACAGCGCCGTGAGGATAAACGAATACATAAGCGACATACTGGAGTCGTTGTTGCATATAAGGCTCAAGAACTTCCAGAGACTGGGCGCAGAGGCTCGACAGCAATAG
- a CDS encoding methyltransferase domain-containing protein — protein MFIYKPQEDSYVTLNLLSRINGKFDICVDVGAGSCILTRALGRLCKRVVAVDINPYACAGCKEYDALCAHGLSAISRADLVVSNPPYLPPEEPPVDLEAVAIYDYGLINHILRWAFAYRPRLLVLTYSTLGRADAVEDAVSALGRIVDKEVVHRFFEDIVAIAVEPLRPVSGSS, from the coding sequence ATGTTTATATATAAACCACAAGAAGATAGCTATGTAACTCTAAATCTACTATCTAGAATAAATGGTAAATTCGATATATGTGTAGATGTAGGCGCCGGCTCGTGTATACTCACGCGCGCGTTGGGCAGACTCTGCAAGCGCGTCGTGGCCGTGGATATAAACCCCTACGCGTGCGCCGGATGTAAGGAGTACGACGCGCTGTGCGCGCACGGGCTTTCGGCCATATCTAGAGCCGACTTAGTGGTCAGCAACCCGCCCTATCTGCCGCCCGAGGAGCCGCCCGTGGATTTGGAGGCCGTGGCAATCTACGACTACGGGCTCATCAACCACATATTGAGGTGGGCGTTCGCCTACAGGCCGCGCCTGCTAGTGTTGACATACAGCACACTGGGCAGGGCCGACGCGGTCGAGGACGCTGTGTCGGCGCTAGGCAGAATAGTGGATAAGGAAGTCGTCCACAGGTTTTTCGAGGATATCGTGGCTATTGCTGTCGAGCCTCTGCGCCCAGTCTCTGGAAGTTCTTGA
- the albA gene encoding DNA-binding protein Alba produces MAATEQTILVGKKPTTNYIIATVMAFNAGTRKVVLKARGAAISKAVAAAVMVRDRFLPGKVNIKEVKLLSDKVQGQGGRERTVAAVEVVLEMA; encoded by the coding sequence ATGGCAGCGACAGAACAAACAATATTGGTGGGTAAAAAACCCACTACGAACTACATAATAGCTACGGTGATGGCGTTCAACGCCGGTACGAGAAAGGTGGTGTTGAAGGCTAGGGGAGCGGCTATCTCTAAGGCTGTTGCGGCCGCTGTGATGGTGCGCGACCGGTTCCTCCCTGGCAAGGTCAACATAAAGGAGGTCAAGCTACTCAGCGACAAGGTCCAAGGCCAAGGCGGGAGGGAGAGGACGGTAGCCGCCGTCGAGGTAGTACTCGAAATGGCATAA
- a CDS encoding arcadin 1 — MVVVKGVVVSKQLVADPTGTRYVKIDVVEEKDVPGPLVMAPSDEQTAPVAREIMPLVSQIIRSLPFSLNKIAVPRLTVWLTDDEVESLGDVDVGDSVDIEIDQGIIKIRPS, encoded by the coding sequence GTGGTCGTGGTAAAGGGCGTAGTAGTAAGCAAACAGCTGGTTGCGGATCCCACAGGCACCCGTTACGTGAAGATAGATGTAGTGGAGGAAAAAGATGTGCCGGGCCCCTTAGTGATGGCGCCGTCCGACGAGCAGACGGCCCCAGTGGCGAGGGAGATAATGCCGCTGGTGTCCCAGATAATCAGATCCCTCCCCTTCTCCCTTAACAAGATAGCCGTGCCGCGCCTCACCGTCTGGCTGACCGACGATGAGGTGGAGTCGCTTGGAGACGTCGACGTAGGCGACAGCGTCGATATAGAGATCGATCAAGGAATAATTAAAATAAGGCCCAGCTGA
- a CDS encoding actin/actin family protein → MAELSDSYRLKYVFGIDFGTSYTKYGPITLAEPNVVQTRGLFLRDIPESVKMRIPPDVLSRGLVVGDEEVRNYLSSVRDVQRNMKYPLRDGIARRDDEDAWAVLRELARYVLAQFPVADPEFKGWLVSIALSALAPDYMYRGFFDIFEKISAESKSIYAVTVLPQPLAVAIAENAVNCVIIEGGHGNIQVAPISYALIREGLVALNRGGAEANAVTREVLKDMGYGDVAREEYVVEAVKRAVGLVPRNLGQSIAAARSNPDKFTAKVKLSPIVEIEIPREYAWTRFLIGEIVFNPRHEEFKSYIDQSRIRIEDAVIGDVTLYGEMDLASAIISSLRSVSVEVQDRVASNVILSGGAFKWAVPAGLEEYAVDSVEKIRLMLGEVNRELAAKVGVRMVKEPQYSVWRGAVIYGYALPLSLKWDNINKEGWYIIGGTS, encoded by the coding sequence GTGGCGGAGCTCAGCGACAGCTATAGGCTGAAGTACGTATTCGGGATAGACTTCGGCACGAGCTACACCAAATACGGGCCGATAACTCTGGCCGAGCCCAACGTGGTTCAGACGAGGGGCCTCTTCCTCCGCGACATACCCGAGTCGGTCAAAATGAGGATACCCCCCGACGTGTTGTCGCGCGGCTTGGTCGTAGGCGATGAGGAGGTGCGCAACTACCTCTCCAGCGTTAGGGACGTCCAGCGGAATATGAAATATCCGTTGAGGGACGGCATAGCGAGGCGGGACGACGAGGACGCATGGGCTGTTTTGAGGGAGCTCGCCCGCTACGTCTTGGCGCAGTTCCCAGTCGCCGATCCCGAGTTCAAGGGCTGGCTCGTCTCCATAGCCCTCTCGGCGTTGGCTCCCGACTACATGTATAGAGGGTTCTTCGACATATTCGAGAAGATCTCGGCGGAGTCCAAGTCCATATATGCCGTTACTGTCTTGCCCCAGCCGCTCGCGGTGGCCATAGCCGAGAACGCCGTCAACTGCGTGATAATAGAGGGCGGCCACGGCAATATCCAAGTGGCGCCTATAAGCTACGCCTTAATAAGGGAGGGGCTTGTGGCTTTGAATAGAGGAGGCGCGGAGGCCAACGCGGTGACGAGGGAGGTGCTCAAGGACATGGGCTACGGCGACGTGGCGCGCGAGGAGTACGTGGTCGAGGCCGTCAAGAGGGCGGTGGGCTTAGTCCCACGCAATCTGGGGCAATCCATAGCGGCGGCCAGGTCCAACCCCGACAAGTTCACGGCCAAGGTGAAGCTGTCCCCGATAGTGGAGATAGAAATACCGAGGGAGTACGCCTGGACTCGGTTCCTGATAGGCGAGATAGTCTTCAACCCGCGGCACGAGGAGTTCAAGAGCTATATAGATCAGAGCAGGATAAGGATAGAGGACGCAGTGATAGGCGACGTCACGCTCTACGGCGAGATGGACTTGGCGTCTGCCATCATATCCTCTCTCAGGAGCGTGTCGGTCGAGGTCCAGGACAGAGTCGCCTCAAACGTGATACTGAGCGGCGGCGCCTTCAAGTGGGCCGTCCCCGCAGGCCTCGAGGAGTACGCCGTAGACAGCGTGGAGAAGATAAGGTTGATGTTGGGCGAGGTCAATAGGGAGCTGGCCGCCAAGGTCGGCGTGCGGATGGTCAAGGAGCCTCAATACTCGGTGTGGCGCGGCGCCGTGATATACGGCTACGCGTTGCCTCTCTCGCTTAAATGGGACAATATAAATAAAGAGGGCTGGTACATTATCGGTGGAACTAGCTAG